The segment gtccaaacttttgactgatactgtatgtaaAGGCACTCCAGGAATAGACATATCTGAAAATAATTTAAGAATCAGGTCTTAAGGCTTCTCTGTGGTGTTTTTATAGTTTCAAACATCCTGCACACATTAGACCCCTTTTTATGTGCTCTACATCCTTGAGGTGCATTGTAGGTTCGTGGGTGTCCTCTGGCGGTTTTGTTACTCATGTAAGTTTAGTGGAGAGATCCATCCCACTACTCTGGTGGAGGTGTTGAATGAATTCTGATGAATTCTGATGGTCTACGGGTTGTCATTGTCCTAAAAAAAATCAGCACTGACTAATCTCTCCTTTTCTAAAGATAAACAGTAATTTGTTTAACAGGTGTTCTGTTCTAAAGGAGGTGGTAACTCACAGGCTGAGTTTTCTCATTGAATGGAAAAAAACATAATGAAATTAAATTCTAGTGAGTTCTAGTTGTAGAGTGGTCAGTGTTTTACCACACGTTAAGAGTCAGTGCTTTGCAGAGGTAATGGAAATGTCAGATGATATGTGAGGTTCCTGCAGCCAGGGACAGGGAATGCAGGAATCGCTTAGCTTGCAACGCTACATGGCCTGGTTTAACATTCCAGGATTATTTCACATCTCACAGGTCAGGTGGATGATCCCCTGTGGAAGATCACAACAGCCTAGGAGAAAGTATGAGACGAGAGATAGTGGGTGTTTTCAAATAGTTTACATGCTATAGTTTACATGGAGCTTAGAGAGGATGATCATGTGATGAGAGATAAACAGGAGGACAACTCCTGCCAGGCTTAGTCAGTTAGGAAATACTCATTTCATATAATTTCCTGGCCCAGTGTTTCATAGTAACCCCATGTAAGTAAAGAATTGGCCTCTCTCTGATGCTATGGTACATGGCTTCTGAGTTTAAATGGGCTATCGGTGTCATACTCCGAAACAAGCGTTCATTCATGATCTTAGACTCAGTGGTGGATAATTGACAACCATACTCTGCATGCTTCAGATCACACATGCTAAACGTGTTTTTCCACCTCTACAAAGTAGCTTTGAGTTGACATGTGAGACTAACTCCACTCCATCCTTCGAATCTGACATGATTGGTCTTGAACATGTCTTTGTGATAGCTACTGCCGGAAGTCAAAGTGAAACACACCCAGGGAGAAATTGCTTCCATGCAAGATGAGCAACAAAGTCATTGCAGTAGTTCTGTATTTATAACAGTACCTATTATTATAAATGAAGTAGACACTGGTCTTTTGCATCTCATAATGTTCACAGAAGCTAGTTCCAGTAGATTTTTCCGCCTGGCATTTCTTTGTGTGAGCGCGTGTGTTTTAATTTCTCTGTGATATGGATTGCCACTCTGCTACTGCTTCTAGTTTGTTAATGGCTGTAATCATTGATGAAATGTTTGTCATTTCCTCATAGTTTAGCGTAAGAAGAACTGCTCTTAACTGGGTCTTTCAGAGTTGTTTTTGCTGTGGTGTAACAGTGAGGTGTCACAAATTGATGTGGCAGTTTCACCATTTAAGAACTACAGTTTCAAAGATCTTTCTTTTTTGAGGATAAAAAATATCAAGCCCAAACCTGGGGTCTTAGTCAGTGTGATATAAACTACTAAATTGATTGGCATAAATGCCTACACAAGAATCAAAatgggttatttggctgtccctattgcggaaccctttgaataacctattttggttccatgtagaaccctttttgggttccatgtagaatcctttccacagagggttctatgtggaacccaaaagggttctacttggaaagaaaaagggttctcctttggTGGACAGCCGTAGAACCCTTTTGAAACCCTTTTTTCTATATTTGTTGTTTTCGTGTAATTTGGGACAGTTTTTGCTGTTTGCGTCACCACAGGGTCTTTAACCCCACAAAGACTATGTGAGTGGGTTTATTGTGTCAAATATTTCAAAATATTTCCATGCAGGCTGCTTTTTCcgtcttcttcctctctctctctccccaatattaATTTTCTGTCCTTTTTCTTTCAGCTCATCAGTTTAATCATCCTAATCTGCTATGCTGTGTCATTTAATGGAGGTTATTCTGGGGTGGCCATCTGTGAGATGGTGTTCGCCATCCTCTTCTTTGTCGTCTTCATGATGGAAATGGACAAGTCCATTCAGGCAGTCAACTGGGTCTGGAGTGTGAGTACAGTatatgtttacacacacacagacacacacgcacacaaacacagagagacacagggagaacGAGAAGCGCACAGACACAAGTTAAAGATGCATTCAAATCAAAACTAACAGTAACACAAGGACTTTCCAAGTGCCTTTAGAAGGACAATCATTCACTAATGTTGGTCTCCTACCAGGATCTTTTCCGTGCTACTATTGGTGCAGCCCTGTACACCATCACCTCTCTAATCTGTGTGATTCGTGTAACAGGGGACGATGCCCTTATTGCCGGAGGGGTGAGTCAAATGTTTAACCAGCCTGAGATTTTTTAACAGATACAAATGAAAGCATCTGAAATTACTTACTACTTCAGCTCTTAAATCCTTCAGGCCAATTCATCACTGAAAGTAGAACTTGGTGGTTAGATTATGTTTAGATTAAACATTATTCCATTCCCTTAGGTGTTTGGCCTGCTGGCTGGGATCCTGTTTGCCTATGATGTCTACACCATCATCCTTGTCATCAAGAGCAACAGGCAGGATACAGCAGCGCCCACTGGTGGGTGTTTTGGGTAAGGCTGCAGCTTTGCTGGGAACTACAGTTTGGAATTTGACATTTTCTTTGTTTTGTTCCCTGCTTTGTTTACAGATATTTAAGCCCTCGAAGATAAACCCCATCTTAGTCATTGAAAGAAAATTACATTTGTGCAGGACGAGATGACAatgaagagagaaagaagtgCAGCAGATTGGAATGAAGTTTGATGCTCAAATGAGGAGATTAATAGCAGAAATGAACCAATGTTAGGGTCAGAAGAGAGTACAGTAGATGTTTCTATCTATGGCTGACACAGAGAGGATAATGTTATACTGCACTGAGATCATTATGTTCAAAAGAACAATGTAAATTCCAGGAGGGATTCCCTTGACAACCGCTGTTCTAGTCTCGGTGTACAATTCTACCGTCCCATTGTTCAGTCTTTAGGGGGTGGAAAGCTCTGGAAAGTTCACACTAGGACATCATAAATTTTGTGATCTAATGAACTATTGTGTAAAAAGATGTTTCTGTTGAATTACATCCACTGTTGAAAATTTGGTTTGTATTAGAAATTAGATTGTAGCATTACATTTATAGAGGTGCTCAGATTAATATAACATCATAATGTAACATCAATAGTTTTGGTACaaatgtcattctctctctctctgtcgtcatAATTTCACCTCAGCGTCATAGCCCTCTCCATAACCCACTGTAATATATTCAAATTGTGCTGGTTGAATTAAGCCAAATTTTGCTTGCGCTTTGGCCTTGATTTAATCAGATCGAGTGTTAACCGGCATATGACATATGTtggaggtgtcactgcagtatgAGCTGACAAATAGGTGAGAGGCTGCTCTTGTGTGTCACAAACCACTTCCTTCCTTATTAATCCTACTGAGTTAGAAGTTCAAAACGGTGATAGAAAGTGTAGGTTAATGTATGTTTTCATGTTAATTTGGATGGTGGGGATTTGTAGCCTATCAGTCAAATCGAgatatagacaatggaaacatcAAGCAGTGTTTGCACAGAATAAATGGATTGGTATTAaactcaaacacatggtttccatgtgttccttaccattccattcactctgtTACAGcgattattatgagccgtcctcccctcagcagcctcctgtgctggAAACATTTGTAGTGCCTTAGTTGCATTGGTTGTTGTTCTGCCTCTTTTTCTACTTACCGAGCACTGTAAAGCCTTACTGGCCACAATTAACCCTGCACTTATAGTGAGGTTTGATGTTCATTTGCCACCAAATAACTTCTCATGAGTACTCTTGCCATAGGAAAATAATGGGACATGTTTTCATTATCCTGGTTTTGAAATAATCTAATTCAGGTCTGTTGTGTGTTGCTTACCAGTTtttctttgtgtgtttttttaaccAATGATAAGATATTTTAATGAGATTTAAAGTTGTACAAGAGAAATGTTACCTCAGTTAGTGCCCCCTTGTTAAAGTATTGAGACAGTTTGTATGCAGTTATAGTAGTAAACATTAATATTTTGATTATAGACTCGTAGAAGAACAACTAATTTAGAATGAGcaattaattaaattaattagCAAAGAAGGGCATTTGATCAGTTTTGTGGTTGCATTTCAGGATGCCTATGTTATAATTGTAATATCTTTTGTGAATGTTATCTCCAAAATATAAAGTACATTTCTCAAGGAAGAATTTGGCCTTAATGTTTTATATCGAACAggtttttaatgtatttatttattacttTTGTGTGTATTTGAAATATTGAGGCATATACACAATGCTTTGCGCAATAAAAGTTATTATACAATTAGGAACCTCTCTAATAACTGTGTCTGCACATTGTATAATCTCATTGTTATATACATAGTACTTACTAATGACTGTGTATACTGGTTTGTGACACTCACAAGTTCAAGGATCTGAGTGCTCTCTCTTAAACTACCACTAGATGGAAGCAGCTGCACTCTAATTGGAACTTGACCAGGGCTCATTCTGTACTTTATTGTATTTCTTCTCACACGGGACTAAATGCAATAAAATCGAATGCTGCAAAATACTACGAATAATTACTCATGTTTGTTTAGAATTTCACTTGACCTAGATAACATATTTTGTTTCATTTTCAGGGAACTTGGTCAACAAAACAC is part of the Oncorhynchus masou masou isolate Uvic2021 chromosome 33, UVic_Omas_1.1, whole genome shotgun sequence genome and harbors:
- the LOC135528277 gene encoding proteolipid protein 2-like isoform X1, which produces MADTETVVAAGCLEKLKCYVTTRKGTILAAEILISLIILICYAVSFNGGYSGVAICEMVFAILFFVVFMMEMDKSIQAVNWVWSDLFRATIGAALYTITSLICVIRVTGDDALIAGGVFGLLAGILFAYDVYTIILVIKSNRQDTAAPTGGCFGYLSPRR
- the LOC135528277 gene encoding proteolipid protein 2-like isoform X2, with product MADTETVVAAGCLEKLKCYVTTRKGTILAAEILISLIILICYAVSFNGGYSGVAICEMVFAILFFVVFMMEMDKSIQAVNWVWSDLFRATIGAALYTITSLICVIRVTGDDALIAGGVFGLLAGILFAYDVYTIILVIKSNRQDTAAPTDI